The sequence below is a genomic window from Methylotuvimicrobium sp. KM2.
ATTGAAGAACCGGAACAATCCAAACTCAGACCCATTCAAGCAGTGCTTAAAGCATCGCCCTATGAATCGCTCGGCCAATCTTTTAATCCTTTTAAAAATATCAAGCGCACCTTTAAATCAGTGCTCGGCGGATTATTGATCAACCCGTTGTGGATGCCTATTTTCTATATGATTGGCCTACAAATCGAGGAAGAAAAAAAATTGATCGCTCTGAATCAAGCCGTTATGTCTATCGAACAAGAATCAGTCGATAACCCATATGAGTTTTACGCGTAAATTGCAAATCAAGAAAGCGATCACCCTACTCGATTCGCTTGAATGATTGGGATTTCGCTCGGCTTACCGATTAAGTCTCCAGCGGCATGATTAACCCCCATTTTCCTAATCACATCAAAAATCCGACGCGTATTCACCGATTCAATGACCGTAATCTTGTCGAAAGCCTGAGCCACTTCGACCATCAGCTGTAAATTTTTGCTGCTGTCTTGGTTCTTTTTAATTTGATCAATGAATTGCCCATCGATTTCAATAAAATCGACAGGTAAATGCTTAAGGTAAAAAAACGATGAAAAATCAATTCCAATATCGTTTAACGCGCACCGACAGCCGTATTCTTTAATGCGCCTTACAAAACGTTGTGCGATAACAAACTGTCCAATCACCGAAGACTCACTGATTTCAAAGATGATCTGGCTCGGATCAACCGCGTTTTTGTTTAATAATCCGGCCATATCCGAGCAAAAGTCGGGATCTAAAAACAAAGCGCCGGATAAACCGATCGAGATGCTAATCCGATTCCCCGATTGATTATAAAAAGCAAGTTCATTAATTGCTGTAACGACTAGAAGGCGCTCCAGTCGAGCCGCGAGTCCTAATTGCTCAGCATAAAGCCAATATTCCTCCGGCGAAATCAAACTACGGTCATCTCGCCGTATACATAAGCGAATTTTAAAATAACTTACGCAACGCTGATCGATATCCCAAACCGGCTGGTAACTCAACACAAATCGATTCCTATCGAAAGCGATATCGAATAAAACTTGCCATTCGCTTCGCCTCTTGCCGTTGCCTTGACTACTGCGTTGCTGATCGAAAAATAAATAAAAGCCGTCTTTTTTTGCATGATGCATCGCCGAATGAGCATTAGCCCTTAATTGATCGACAGTATCGCCATGCTGCGGATAGAGCGCTATTCCGATACCCGTTGATAAGAAAAGGTTTGGCGAATCAATTTCCACATTGAGTGATTCGACTTCATCAATGATTTTATTCGCAAGTACAATAATACCTCGTTGTTGACAATTCGGCATGATCAACGCAAAACGATTATCGCCTATACGATACAATCGATCGGAAGATCGCAGAATGGGCTTAAGCCTGCTTGCGACACGAACCATGTAAGATATATCGAAACGTAAATCGCCGGTGCCGCGCGGAGTCACATCAAATACCAGCAAGGCCAATTTGCCGCCATGTCTTTTAGCCGATGCGAGCCGATCGGCTAGTTCGGATTCAAAGCTCCTCTGATTACCCAGGCCGGTAACCGGATCAAAATTTGCTATGGTTAATAACTTTTGCTCAACGATATGTTCGACACTCATATCGACGCCCATTGAAAGCACAAATGCCTCTTGGTTTTTGCCATCCTGATAAAACGGCGCATGAATCCAAAATATGTCGCGACTTCCGCCTAGCTTCGATACCAAACGTCCTTCAATTTGCAACCGTTGCGCATGCCTATCGCTTCTTAGCCGGGCTAATTGAGCCCGATGATGTTCCTCGGAAGACGGCAAATAAAGATCGAATAATTTACCGATAATCGAATCCTTTTCTTCGCCTAAAACATCCGCCGCCGCCTGATTCGCACTCGCAATCAATCCATTCATCCGTTGCGTAATCATTATGACGGGAGCGGTACTCACCATACGATTAATAAAATCTCTTTCTTCGGCTAAATTCCGGTTATGCTCTATGATTTCAAGGGTATTGGTATTTACGATTTGTTCCACCAACTCAAGCTGTTGAGCCAATCCTAATACGGAATGATTTAGTTGATCGATTTCGTCATGAAAAAATGGAAATAGTCTTTTAGACTTTACTTGCTGTCTGAATGCCGGAAATTGCCGGCCGGCCAATAACGGAATCGCTTTTGACAGCCTGGACACGCGACCGATGAAAAACCGGAGGATGGTTAATAATACCAGTAGCGATAAGAAAAAACTCATCAATGCTTGAATCCAAATTGATCTTCGCTTGGCATTTAATACATCTATATCGTGAGTGATATCGTTAACAAAGACAAAAAATGGCGCACGATTTGTCTCCGAGTGATTCATACGTCTCATACCAAGCTCATAGTAACGATCTCCGAAAGATAACTGTTCGTTACGGTCGGCAAAACGGCTGACTGCGTCGCTCTTGGATAAAATACCTAAGATATCGAAATCCAAACCGGAAAATGTTTTAGCGGTTAATTTGACCGTAAAATTCGGGTCTTCAGACGTGAGGGAGTCTTCGACTAAAATGCCGATATCGTTATTCGTTAGCTTTTTATATTTGATGATGATGTCTGCTAAAGACTGAGATACGCTCAATACACCGGCCGACTTTGACTGCCCCAACATTGGAATCATCGCTTGTTGAAAACAAGCATCGGGACATACAATTCGGTGAACCGGTTCTTCGGTATTTAAAACCTGATATACATCAGCATTGGATATTGCCAGTTTACGTCCCCATACACCAATGAGTCGCCCAATCTCATCGAATAAGGTAATATTTTCAATATCCCAAATTAATTGTAATTGCTCTCCATTTCGTTCCAACATTTCGGACAATTTTTTTTCTTTATCAGTACCCCCTACCGAGAGAGCCAAACCTTCGGCGAGCTGGTCTAAAGTTTGGAATGCTTCGTTGGATAATACCTGAGCGGTGTCGAATTGTTTGCTTTGAATATGTTCGCGTTCGCGCTTGAAAACCCGATTCACTTCGTTATAAGCATAATAGAAATAAGCACTATAAACGAACAGCATTCCTATACCGAATAAAATCGATAATTTCCACCGCAAACTGAAAAAAGGGGCTTCATCCATCGGACTTACCAATCAAACCATGACATAAACACCTCTATAACCTGAATATTATGGCTCCGCATAGGGTGAACGACATAAAAAGTGTGCCGTCGGATTCAACTGAAAAATAAATATTCTATTCGAGAGCAATCTGACCATTACAGAAAAAACTATTGCTTGGCTTATCGTAGCCGGTCAAACAAGGCAATGCGGACCGGATTACTTAAATTGAGCAATTAAAAAATCAGGAATATAACTATTTTCAAATAGTTAACTGATAAGTTTTACCAAAAATCGGTAGTTTAGCGCTATTATCCTATTAACTTTACAATGTTACTTCGCGCTTTCCGTATCTTCCGTTTCCAGGATTAAAGACAATTGAATCGGTTTAATTTATTCTCGAAAGAAATAAGATAAATAAATCCAATTAGTTACAAAAATAATGTGCGTGTAATCTCGGAACACTATGATAACAGGCTATTCGAAGCAATAAATTCTAACGGATGAAGTATACCCTTTTTATTCAATCAAGCTACTACTAATTTATCGGAAACCTATCATTCCGGCATGAATTGACGAAATCGATTCTAAAAATGGAATTAAGTTTGGTCGTAAATAACTCGTTGACAGGTAAGCCAGTGGTTTGACCTGTGTGACTATCAAGGCTTTGCCTTTAGATTTAGTTTTTAAAGACATGTAAATTGCTCGTCGAGGCTTAGCGAAATAAACATCAAGCTAAAAACGGCCCAACCCACACCCACTCTTACCCAAGTTGTTATTAACCTAGAAAAAGCATTTCACCATGAAGATCATGAAGAATAGGAAGTTAATTCAATAGCATATTACGCGTTTGTATAGAACTTTCGCTCACCAAAAAGGTTAGCGAGAAGGATTTGGTAAGTTCTTGGAATCCTTCATGAACTTCATGTGCTTCATGGTTAAACTGCCGAATTCAGGATTAAAGTATGTAGCCTGTATGCAGCGTAGCGGAATACGGGACTGGCGAAGCTCCGAACTTCCCGGATTGCGCTACGCTCCATCCGGGCTAAGCTGTTTAGGATCGCCGGAGGTTGGTGGTGGAGAAGTGGTTCGGATACATCAAAGGGAAAAGTGCGGTATCGAAGGCAATGGGGCTGATAATAACCGTCAAGCCGCCCCGCTTTGCGGGGCAATATGACTCACCTATTTTTCTGTGGGTCCGGTTGCTCGATTGGTAGGTGTCGGCAGCTGGGTCTATCAAACGAGTTGCCGAACCCTCACAAAAATTCATAGCTCCAGGACCTTATTTATGACAAATCCTAAGTGAGCACTCGTACTCCATTAATGCCAGCCGCCGTATTGCTTAGTCGGGTCGCCTTTAAAGCCTGTAGATGTTCCTTTTCCACTCGATTTTTTATTTTGCCGAATCGCATTGATAGCGGCCTGAGCCATGTTTTGCTTGGTCAAACCGCCCAAATTTCTAGCCGACTCGACGACCAGCGTCGACATCGTCGAAATATCCTGCATCGCCAATGCAGAATCCATAACAACCGCTTCCAGTAAGGTATTATCGTCGACGGCAATCTCGAGCGTCACCGGATAAGCGGACCCGGGCGGCAATGCTATCGAATAGTGGGCTTCTTGATCGGGTTCGGCAGTAGCAATCGTCGCTCCATTTTTATCCTTCGCGACAATTTTTCCGCTAACAATCAATTCGTCTCGGTCGGTCACGGTTCCTTCAATCACATGCGAGGAGTTGACACCGACTTGTTTCGCGCTATTGGAAGAATCACCGCAAGCCGCTACCACTGACACAATAGTCATACAAAAAATAAGCTTTAATAATTTATTCATCACCTTCCTCCTAATTTAACCCACCGCAGACGGTTGGCATTCATCACCACTGTGACCGACGACATCGCCATCGCTGCGCCAGCGATCATCGGATTCAATAAAATACCGAACAACGGATACAACAAGCCGGCCGCGACCGGAATACTGATCGTATTATAGAAAAAGGCGCCCAACAAATTTTGTTTAATGTTGACGACCGTCGCCTTAGATAATTCGATCGCTTCGGGCACTTTCATCAACGAACCTTGCAAAATAACGACATCCGCGCTTTCGATCGCGACATCCGTCCCGGTACCGATCGCGATACCGACATCGGCTTGCGCCAGGGCCGGCGCATCGTTAATGCCGTCACCGACCATGCCGACCTTTTCTCCTCTCTCTTGTAATTCCTTGACGACGGCGGCTTTGTCCTGCGGCAACACTTGCGCCCTAACTTCGGAAATACCGGCCTGACCGGCAATCGCTTTTGCCGTAACGTCGTTATCGCCGGTCACCATAATAATGCGTATGCCTTGCTCTTTAAGCTGTTTAATCGCTTGTTCGGAATCTTTTTTAATCGGATCGGCCACCGCGACAATACCGGCGATTTCATTATCGACAGCTAACAGCATCGGTGTTTGCCCCTGCTTCGACAAAGCTTGCATTGGCTCCGAATAAGCTGCGCAATCGACGTCTTTTTGCGCCATTAGCGCGGTATTACCGAAATATACCTGACGTTTATCGATTTCAGCACAAACACCGTGGCCTGCGACGGCTCGAAAACGCCGCGCCCGAGACGGTTTGATACCGCGTCGCTCCGCTTCGGCCAAAATAGCTCCCGCCAAAGGATGCTCGGAACCCGATTCGATACTGGCGGAGATTTGCAGCACTTGTTCTTCGGAAAAGCCGTTCACTGCCTCGATTGTTGAAACCGACGGTTTGCCTTCGGTCACCGTGCCGGTTTTATCGAGAATCACACAAGTCATCTTACCGGCCGTCTGCAAGGCCTCCCCATTGCGAATCAAAATTCCCATTTGTGCCGCGCGTCCGACCGAAACCATGACTGAAATCGGGGTCGCCAAACCCAATGCGCAGGGACAAGCAATCACCAACACAGTCATCGAAGTGACGAAAGCGTACCCAAGTGACGGTTCGGGCCCCAAACCCAACCATATAAAAAATGTGAGTATTGACAAAGCGACAACGGTCGGGACAAAGACACTCGAAATTCTGTCGGCCAAACGCGCGATATCGGGTTTGCTGCCTTGCGCCTGCCGCACGCTTTTAATGATCTGAGCCAACGCGGTATCGCGTCCGATTCGCGTCGCCTTAAAAATAAAGCTACCTTTTTGATTCATCGTACCCGCGGCAACCGATGAACCTTCCGTTTTTTCGACCGGCAAGGGTTCGCCGGTCAACATCGATTCGTCGACGGTCGAGTGCCCTTCGGTCACCGTTCCGTCCACCGGAATTTTTTCACCGGGGCGAACACGCAAGATTTCGCCGAGCCCGACATCGTGAATCGGAATATCGCTTTCCTTGCCTTCACGGATGACTCTTGCGGTACGCGGTTGAAGCCCGATCAATTGACGAATCGCACCCGAGGTTTTGCCGCGCGCCAAAGTTTCCAAACCGGAACCTAAATTAATGAACGCCAAGATAATTACGGCCGCTTCAAAATAAGCATGCTTGGCTAACGACGGCAAGGCATCGGAATAATCGATCACAATCGATGAATACAACCATGCCGAACCGGTTCCCAGAGCAATCAGCGTATCCATGTTGGCCTGACCGTGAGACAACGACTTGATCGCACCGCTATAAAAATGCCAGCCTGAATAAATCAAAATACCCAAGGTCATCAAGGAAAGCTGCGGCCAAAACCATTGCCCGGCTTCGGAACCGATTTCGGGCAGCCAGTTGAAATGATCGCCCAACATCAACGGAATACCCAATGCGGCAGCCGCTGCTGCTTTTTTCATCAACGAACGATAGCGTTTGAGTTCAAGCTCTTCCTGTTCGGAGGGATCTTCATCCAAACCTTCCATGACGGCCGCATCATAACCCGCCGCTTTTACCGCCTTGGTCAATGCGTCCGGATCGGCATCGCCTTTGACTTGAGCCGAATGATCGGCAAAATTGACCGAAACCTCGGCCACGCCTTCAACTTCCGCCAAGGCGGTTTCAACGGCTCCAACGCACCCGGCACAGCGCATGCCTAAAATCGACAGGCGCAGTTCGGGCATCGGCAGCTCGGATTCGTTTTGCGTGCTCATGATAATCTCCGAATAGAAGTGAATAAGGGGCAAGATTCAAGGTTCAAGGTTCAAGGAGCAATGGTAAATAAACGAAGGCCAAATCCGGAACATAAATTTTCATCTTTCATCTTTCATCTTTCATCTTTCATCTTTCATCTTTCATCTTTAACCTCTTTCATTCCACTGAAAAGCCGGCATCGATCACGGCATCTTCTATTGCTTCGACATCGATCTTAGCCGGTTCGTAGTCGACTTCCACTTTATTGTCTTTATGGCTTGCGAAAACCGATAACACACCATCCAGAGTTTTTAATTTATCGCTAATATTGGTTTCGCAACCGCCGCATTTCATACCTGTTACCGTCAGCACAATTTTCTCGCTCATTTCCTCTCCACTATATTTTAAATAATTCTAAATGAAGCGCCCTACACATCAATCGACGCTTGTTTGCCAAACATGATATAAACTTAAACAATAATTTGCGATAGTCTAACGCTCAAATGCAATACAACCAAATACTATGCTTTCATACTTTATTTTATACTCCATTTTTGGCGCAGGTTTAAAGAAGCACCGGGATATTCAGCAAAGGGCATATCTAAATGACAAACTTTTTGATTGGTCGCCAACAAATTTTTAATAGAAAACTTGAAATTTATGCCTATGAAATTCTTTTTCGAGGCCATGAATTCGACTTGGCGCAAGAAAGCCAAGCCACGCAAGCGACTAACCAAATCGTTACCGATACGATACTCGAACTCGGCATTAATCAATTAGTCGAAAGCCACAAAGCCTTCATTAACTTTACCGGCCAAAATATCCTTGAAAAAACACCGCTAAGTCTTCCTAAAGAACGCATTGTTATCGAGCTACTAGAAGATATCAAAGTCGACCTAAGAATCATCAACAATATTAAAGAGCTAAAGCAACTCGGATATACCGTGGCACTGGACGATTTTGTGTTGACCGACGAATGGAGGCCTTTACTGGAGTACGCCGACATCATCAAGCTAGATGTCTTGCAAATGTCCGAGCAAGAAACCCTCGGCATAATTAAACAACTCAAACATTACCCCATTAAGTTATTGGCCGAAAAAGTCGAAAGCCACCAACAATACGAACAACTACTTGAACTTGGCTGCGACTATTTTCAAGGTTTTTTTCTCAGCAAACCGAACATAGTCGAAGGTCGGCGTTTAGGTATAAATCAAACAGCGGCAATCCGATTGTTGGCTGCGATCAATAATCCCAACGTAGAATTTCTCGAACTGACACAAATCATTTCGCAAGACGTCACATTAAGCTTTAAATTATTGCATTACATTAACTCGGCTTTCTTTGCCATTCCAAGACGCATCGAATCGATTCGGCATGCCGTTTCTTATCTTGGCCTGAATGAAATCAAACGATGGTGTAATATTCTGACTTTCGCCTCGTTATCGAATAAACCGAAAGCCATACTTCAAACAACCTTGATTCGAGCTAAAATGTGCGAACTATTAGCCCGGCACCTTAGCGAGGAACCCGAGCATTACTTTTTAATCGGAATACTATCGAGTCTCGACAGTATTCTAGACTTGCCGATCGATGAAGCGCTGGATCAATTACCATTGACGGCCGATGTCGCGATTGCTATTTTGGAAAATAAAGGATTGGGCGGAGAAATCCTTCAATTCGTGCTCGGTTTCGAACAATGGTTGCCGCAATCGATACACTTTAAGACTTTAACGCCAGCAATGATTAATGATGCGTATCTGGAAAGCATCAACTGGGCAAATCAAATCATGAACAACATCGAATAACCGATTCCATGAACAAACTCTTATTTTTATTTTTATTGATGATCCATACGCAGTTACTATCGGCGAGTGAGCTTGGGGCTATCGACATACCGCAAATGCTCGAAATGAAAAACAGGCAAAATGCTTTGATCATCGATATTCGCACAGAAAAAGAATGGGCCGAGACCGGGATCATACCTCACAGTGTAAGGCTGCAATTTTTCGATGACCGAGGCCGATACGATGCCGAACAATGGCTAAGCGAAATGGAAAAATTACGCACTTCACCGAACCAACCCGTCGTGTTGGTATGCCGCTCCGGCAATCGAAGTGAAAAAGTCGGTAATTTCTTGACGAAAAAGCTCGGTTTAAACAACATCAACCATCTACAAAACGGTATTCAGCCTTGGATTCAAGCAGGCTATGCCACCACTCAACAATGCCCGGGTCTATTGGCTTGCAAACAATGACAAACAATCTCAACACCATCACCAACCAAGCGATCGCACTCGCAGGCATCGCCCAAGCGGCCGCTTTAGTCAGGCAGTTGGCAACAACCGGCAAATCGGATCCCGATGCAACCGAAGCCAGTATTGCCAGCATTCTTAAAATCGACTCGGATACGGTAGAAGATATTTATGGCGGTCTAGCCGGTATCAAATTCGGATTGGAACAACTCAACCAGCAAATGACCGGTTTCGACATCGCAGATCCCGAACAAGCACGATATGCGGCATCGCTAGTATTTTTAGAAAAACAAGTGTCGAACCGTCCTGATTTGATGGAAGTCATCGGCAAAGGCATCGAAAAAGCCCAACGACAGAGCGAAACTTTCGGGCTTTTGCACGAAAACGTATTAGCCAACCTCGGCGATATTTATCACAATACGATCAGTACGCTGCAACCGAGGATCATGGTCAACGGCGAACAACATTATTTATCGAGACCCGATATCGTCAATAAAATCAGAGCCCTGCTGCTCGCCGGCATACGCTCGGCAATCCTATGGAAACAATGCGGCGGTTCGCGTTGGAAATTTTTGTTCTTCCGAAAAAAACTACAAACGGAAGTCGAAGCACTGCTTCAAAGAATCTAGCGAATTGCGCCATGAGTCACCTAATAATAGCCGAACATTTATACCGTTATTACGGCAAACTTTGTGCGGTCGACGACGTGAGTTTTACCCTGTCTAAAGGCGAAGTGCTCGGCTTTTTAGGCCCGAACGGCGCCGGTAAAACCACGACGATGCAAATGCTCTGCGGCAATCTCGCTCCCAGCGCCGGACTTATTACTATCAACGGCCACGACATACTCGATAAACCGAAATCGGCTAAGCTGAAACTCGGCTATTTACCGGATACGCCTCCGCTATACCGTGAATTGACCGTCGATGAATTCTTGCATTATTGCGCGCGGCTCCATCGTCTAACGCGCGGACATATATCAAAAGCCATCGAAACGACCAAAGAGCGCTGCGGCCTGCGAGAAGTCGCGAAGCGACTCATCGGCAATCTTTCCAAAGGCTTTCAACAACGGGTCGGCATCGCTCAAGCCATCTTGCACAATCCCGATGTAGTCATTCTCGATGAACCGACCGTGGGCCTCGACCCGATTCAAATTCGAGAAATTCGAAGACTAATCCGCGAACTGGGCCGAGACCACGGCGTCATTCTGTCCACTCATATTCTGCCTGAAGTCCAAGACTCTTGTACCCATGTACAAATCATTCAGCACGGCAAATTGATTTTTCACGAAACGATCGAAGGGCTCAACCGGCAGATGAAAACCAGCATACTGCAAATCAAAACGCGACTACCGGCCGATTTCAATAGCTTGAAAGCGATACCCGGCGTATTGTCAGTCGAAGGCCTGCCCGGAAACATTACGCGATTACACCATGATAATACGCAAAATCTTAACGAACATATTACCGAAACTGCCGTTCGCCTGGGCTGGGGATTAATAGAAATTACTGAAATAAAACAATCGCTTGAAGATATTTTTGTCAAACTGACCGAATCGAGCCGTCGAGAAGCATCTTAATAATAAGCAATTTATTAACGGTATCCGGTGACTTTCTGAACAGAGTCAATAGAGTCTATTCTAACCTTTATAATGGAGCTCCAGGCTCCACCTCTTTATTAACCGGCAAATAGACACGGAATTTTGTCCCCTTACCTAATTCCGATGTTAAATCGATCGTCCCGCCATGCTCCTTGATGATCTTATAGGACAGCGATAAGCCTAAGCCCGTCCCCTGA
It includes:
- a CDS encoding EAL domain-containing protein is translated as MDEAPFFSLRWKLSILFGIGMLFVYSAYFYYAYNEVNRVFKREREHIQSKQFDTAQVLSNEAFQTLDQLAEGLALSVGGTDKEKKLSEMLERNGEQLQLIWDIENITLFDEIGRLIGVWGRKLAISNADVYQVLNTEEPVHRIVCPDACFQQAMIPMLGQSKSAGVLSVSQSLADIIIKYKKLTNNDIGILVEDSLTSEDPNFTVKLTAKTFSGLDFDILGILSKSDAVSRFADRNEQLSFGDRYYELGMRRMNHSETNRAPFFVFVNDITHDIDVLNAKRRSIWIQALMSFFLSLLVLLTILRFFIGRVSRLSKAIPLLAGRQFPAFRQQVKSKRLFPFFHDEIDQLNHSVLGLAQQLELVEQIVNTNTLEIIEHNRNLAEERDFINRMVSTAPVIMITQRMNGLIASANQAAADVLGEEKDSIIGKLFDLYLPSSEEHHRAQLARLRSDRHAQRLQIEGRLVSKLGGSRDIFWIHAPFYQDGKNQEAFVLSMGVDMSVEHIVEQKLLTIANFDPVTGLGNQRSFESELADRLASAKRHGGKLALLVFDVTPRGTGDLRFDISYMVRVASRLKPILRSSDRLYRIGDNRFALIMPNCQQRGIIVLANKIIDEVESLNVEIDSPNLFLSTGIGIALYPQHGDTVDQLRANAHSAMHHAKKDGFYLFFDQQRSSQGNGKRRSEWQVLFDIAFDRNRFVLSYQPVWDIDQRCVSYFKIRLCIRRDDRSLISPEEYWLYAEQLGLAARLERLLVVTAINELAFYNQSGNRISISIGLSGALFLDPDFCSDMAGLLNKNAVDPSQIIFEISESSVIGQFVIAQRFVRRIKEYGCRCALNDIGIDFSSFFYLKHLPVDFIEIDGQFIDQIKKNQDSSKNLQLMVEVAQAFDKITVIESVNTRRIFDVIRKMGVNHAAGDLIGKPSEIPIIQANRVG
- a CDS encoding heavy metal translocating P-type ATPase; translation: MSTQNESELPMPELRLSILGMRCAGCVGAVETALAEVEGVAEVSVNFADHSAQVKGDADPDALTKAVKAAGYDAAVMEGLDEDPSEQEELELKRYRSLMKKAAAAAALGIPLMLGDHFNWLPEIGSEAGQWFWPQLSLMTLGILIYSGWHFYSGAIKSLSHGQANMDTLIALGTGSAWLYSSIVIDYSDALPSLAKHAYFEAAVIILAFINLGSGLETLARGKTSGAIRQLIGLQPRTARVIREGKESDIPIHDVGLGEILRVRPGEKIPVDGTVTEGHSTVDESMLTGEPLPVEKTEGSSVAAGTMNQKGSFIFKATRIGRDTALAQIIKSVRQAQGSKPDIARLADRISSVFVPTVVALSILTFFIWLGLGPEPSLGYAFVTSMTVLVIACPCALGLATPISVMVSVGRAAQMGILIRNGEALQTAGKMTCVILDKTGTVTEGKPSVSTIEAVNGFSEEQVLQISASIESGSEHPLAGAILAEAERRGIKPSRARRFRAVAGHGVCAEIDKRQVYFGNTALMAQKDVDCAAYSEPMQALSKQGQTPMLLAVDNEIAGIVAVADPIKKDSEQAIKQLKEQGIRIIMVTGDNDVTAKAIAGQAGISEVRAQVLPQDKAAVVKELQERGEKVGMVGDGINDAPALAQADVGIAIGTGTDVAIESADVVILQGSLMKVPEAIELSKATVVNIKQNLLGAFFYNTISIPVAAGLLYPLFGILLNPMIAGAAMAMSSVTVVMNANRLRWVKLGGR
- a CDS encoding heavy-metal-associated domain-containing protein translates to MSEKIVLTVTGMKCGGCETNISDKLKTLDGVLSVFASHKDNKVEVDYEPAKIDVEAIEDAVIDAGFSVE
- a CDS encoding HDOD domain-containing protein encodes the protein MTNFLIGRQQIFNRKLEIYAYEILFRGHEFDLAQESQATQATNQIVTDTILELGINQLVESHKAFINFTGQNILEKTPLSLPKERIVIELLEDIKVDLRIINNIKELKQLGYTVALDDFVLTDEWRPLLEYADIIKLDVLQMSEQETLGIIKQLKHYPIKLLAEKVESHQQYEQLLELGCDYFQGFFLSKPNIVEGRRLGINQTAAIRLLAAINNPNVEFLELTQIISQDVTLSFKLLHYINSAFFAIPRRIESIRHAVSYLGLNEIKRWCNILTFASLSNKPKAILQTTLIRAKMCELLARHLSEEPEHYFLIGILSSLDSILDLPIDEALDQLPLTADVAIAILENKGLGGEILQFVLGFEQWLPQSIHFKTLTPAMINDAYLESINWANQIMNNIE
- a CDS encoding rhodanese-like domain-containing protein; the protein is MNKLLFLFLLMIHTQLLSASELGAIDIPQMLEMKNRQNALIIDIRTEKEWAETGIIPHSVRLQFFDDRGRYDAEQWLSEMEKLRTSPNQPVVLVCRSGNRSEKVGNFLTKKLGLNNINHLQNGIQPWIQAGYATTQQCPGLLACKQ
- the hflD gene encoding high frequency lysogenization protein HflD, producing MTNNLNTITNQAIALAGIAQAAALVRQLATTGKSDPDATEASIASILKIDSDTVEDIYGGLAGIKFGLEQLNQQMTGFDIADPEQARYAASLVFLEKQVSNRPDLMEVIGKGIEKAQRQSETFGLLHENVLANLGDIYHNTISTLQPRIMVNGEQHYLSRPDIVNKIRALLLAGIRSAILWKQCGGSRWKFLFFRKKLQTEVEALLQRI
- a CDS encoding ATP-binding cassette domain-containing protein; this translates as MSHLIIAEHLYRYYGKLCAVDDVSFTLSKGEVLGFLGPNGAGKTTTMQMLCGNLAPSAGLITINGHDILDKPKSAKLKLGYLPDTPPLYRELTVDEFLHYCARLHRLTRGHISKAIETTKERCGLREVAKRLIGNLSKGFQQRVGIAQAILHNPDVVILDEPTVGLDPIQIREIRRLIRELGRDHGVILSTHILPEVQDSCTHVQIIQHGKLIFHETIEGLNRQMKTSILQIKTRLPADFNSLKAIPGVLSVEGLPGNITRLHHDNTQNLNEHITETAVRLGWGLIEITEIKQSLEDIFVKLTESSRREAS